One stretch of Miscanthus floridulus cultivar M001 chromosome 18, ASM1932011v1, whole genome shotgun sequence DNA includes these proteins:
- the LOC136519878 gene encoding mitogen-activated protein kinase 12-like isoform X1 yields MGGGGAIVHGFRRWFHRRNGSTSGSNQSSAAGEGDDGSSDLEVIEDPDLVGLRAIRVPKRKMPLPVESHRKNSVEMEFFTEYGEASQYQIQEVIGKGSYGVVAAAVDTRTGERVAIKKINDVFEHVSDATRILREIKLLRLLRHPDIVEIKHIMLPPSRREFQDIYVVFELMESDLHQVIKANDDLTPEHHQFFLYQLLRALKYIHAANVFHRDLKPKNILANSDCKLKICDFGLARASFNDAPSAIFWTDYVATRWYRAPELCGSFFSKYTPAIDIWSIGCIFAELLTGRPLFPGKNVVHQLDLITDLLGTPSSETLSRIRNEKARRYLSCMRKKYPVPFTHKFRNADPLALCLLERLLAFDPKDRLTAEEALADPYFASLANVEREPSRHPISKLEFQFERRKLDKDDVRELIYREILEYHPQMLEEYMKGGEQISFLYPSGVDRFKRQFAHLEEHYSKGERGSPLQRKHASLPRERVVVSKDGNTEQHINDQEISADSVAGTTVSPPRSEEADMNDVKSTSLSSRSYLKSASISASKCVVVTNKHPEDDEIPEEMEDDVDGLSEQVSRMHS; encoded by the exons ATGGGTGGAGGGGGCGCGATCGTCCACGGCTTCCGCCGCTGGTTCCACCGCCGGAACGGCTCCACCTCCGGCTCCAACCAGTCGTCCGCCGCCGGCGAGGGGGACGACGGCTCGTCCGATCTCGAGGTCATCGAGGACCCGGATCTCGTCGGCCTCCGCGCCATCCGCGTGCCCAAGCGCAAGATGCCGCTGCCCGTCGAGAGCCACAGGAAG AACTCAGTGGAAATGGAGTTCTTCACCGAGTACGGAGAGGCAAGCCAGTACCAGATCCAAGAAGTCATTGGCAAAGGAAGCTACGGAGTAGTTGCTGCAGCCGTAGATACCCGCACCGGTGAGCGGGTTGCTATCAAGAAGATCAATGATGTGTTTGAGCACGTCTCGGATGCCACACGCATATTGCGGGAGATCAAGCTCCTTCGGTTGCTTCGTCACCCAGACATAGTTGAGATTAAGCACATCATGCTCCCTCCTTCTCGGAGGGAGTTCCAGGATATCTATGTTGTTTTTGAGCTTATGGAGTCGGATCTCCATCAAGTGATCAAGGCGAATGATGACCTCACCCCTGAACATCACCAGTTTTTCCTGTACCAACTTCTTCGTGCTCTCAAGTACATACATGCTG CTAATGTATTTCATCGCGACCTAAAGCCCAAGAATATACTGGCTAACTCGGACTGCAAACTGAAAATATGTGACTTTGGACTTGCCCGTGCATCATTTAATGATGCCCCTTCAGCTATATTTTGGACA GATTATGTGGCAACAAGGTGGTACCGGGCACCTGAACTATGTGGTTCCTTTTTCTCCAAA TACACTCCTGCAATTGATATTTGGAGCATTGGGTGCATATTTGCCGAACTTCTCACTGGAAGGCCATTATTTCCTGGGAAGAATGTTGTACACCAATTAGATCTTATAACAGATCTTCTTGGAACTCCATCATCTGAGACCTTATCTCGG ATTCGAAATGAGAAGGCCAGGAGATACTTGAGCTGCATGCGGAAAAAATATCCCGTGCCCTTTACTCATAAATTTCGAAATGCTGATCCTTTGGCTCTTTGTCTTCTAGAGCGTTTACTTGCATTTGATCCTAAAGATCGGCTGACTGCAGAAGAG GCTCTAGCTGATCCATACTTTGCATCCCTTGCTAATGTGGAACGTGAGCCATCAAGACACCCTATTTCTAAActtgaatttcaatttgaaaGAAGGAAGCTGGACAAAGATGATGTTAGAGAATTGATCTATCGAGAG ATTTTGGAGTATCATCCACAGATGCTGGAGGAGTACATGAAAGGTGGAGAACAGATTAGCTTCCTCTATCCAAG TGGAGTTGATCGGTTCAAACGGCAGTTTGCACATCTTGAGGAGCATTATAGCAAAGGAGAAAGAGGTTCTCCACTGCAAAGAAAGCATGCTTCTTTACCAAG GGAAAGAGTGGTTGTATCGAAGGATGGTAATACTGAGCAACATATTAATGATCAGGAGATAAGTGCAGATTCTGTCGCCGGCACTACTGTGAGCCCTCCAAGGTCAGAAGAGGCTGACATGAATGATGTGAAATCCACAAGCTTAAGCTCTCGGAGCTACCTGAAGAGTGCAAGCATAAGTGCTTCCAAGTGTGTCGTTGTCACAAATAAACACCCAGAG GATGATGAAATCCCTGAGGAAATGGAAGACGACGTCGATGGATTGTCTGAACAGGTCTCCAGGATGCACTCCTAG
- the LOC136519878 gene encoding mitogen-activated protein kinase 12-like isoform X2 → MEFFTEYGEASQYQIQEVIGKGSYGVVAAAVDTRTGERVAIKKINDVFEHVSDATRILREIKLLRLLRHPDIVEIKHIMLPPSRREFQDIYVVFELMESDLHQVIKANDDLTPEHHQFFLYQLLRALKYIHAANVFHRDLKPKNILANSDCKLKICDFGLARASFNDAPSAIFWTDYVATRWYRAPELCGSFFSKYTPAIDIWSIGCIFAELLTGRPLFPGKNVVHQLDLITDLLGTPSSETLSRIRNEKARRYLSCMRKKYPVPFTHKFRNADPLALCLLERLLAFDPKDRLTAEEALADPYFASLANVEREPSRHPISKLEFQFERRKLDKDDVRELIYREILEYHPQMLEEYMKGGEQISFLYPSGVDRFKRQFAHLEEHYSKGERGSPLQRKHASLPRERVVVSKDGNTEQHINDQEISADSVAGTTVSPPRSEEADMNDVKSTSLSSRSYLKSASISASKCVVVTNKHPEDDEIPEEMEDDVDGLSEQVSRMHS, encoded by the exons ATGGAGTTCTTCACCGAGTACGGAGAGGCAAGCCAGTACCAGATCCAAGAAGTCATTGGCAAAGGAAGCTACGGAGTAGTTGCTGCAGCCGTAGATACCCGCACCGGTGAGCGGGTTGCTATCAAGAAGATCAATGATGTGTTTGAGCACGTCTCGGATGCCACACGCATATTGCGGGAGATCAAGCTCCTTCGGTTGCTTCGTCACCCAGACATAGTTGAGATTAAGCACATCATGCTCCCTCCTTCTCGGAGGGAGTTCCAGGATATCTATGTTGTTTTTGAGCTTATGGAGTCGGATCTCCATCAAGTGATCAAGGCGAATGATGACCTCACCCCTGAACATCACCAGTTTTTCCTGTACCAACTTCTTCGTGCTCTCAAGTACATACATGCTG CTAATGTATTTCATCGCGACCTAAAGCCCAAGAATATACTGGCTAACTCGGACTGCAAACTGAAAATATGTGACTTTGGACTTGCCCGTGCATCATTTAATGATGCCCCTTCAGCTATATTTTGGACA GATTATGTGGCAACAAGGTGGTACCGGGCACCTGAACTATGTGGTTCCTTTTTCTCCAAA TACACTCCTGCAATTGATATTTGGAGCATTGGGTGCATATTTGCCGAACTTCTCACTGGAAGGCCATTATTTCCTGGGAAGAATGTTGTACACCAATTAGATCTTATAACAGATCTTCTTGGAACTCCATCATCTGAGACCTTATCTCGG ATTCGAAATGAGAAGGCCAGGAGATACTTGAGCTGCATGCGGAAAAAATATCCCGTGCCCTTTACTCATAAATTTCGAAATGCTGATCCTTTGGCTCTTTGTCTTCTAGAGCGTTTACTTGCATTTGATCCTAAAGATCGGCTGACTGCAGAAGAG GCTCTAGCTGATCCATACTTTGCATCCCTTGCTAATGTGGAACGTGAGCCATCAAGACACCCTATTTCTAAActtgaatttcaatttgaaaGAAGGAAGCTGGACAAAGATGATGTTAGAGAATTGATCTATCGAGAG ATTTTGGAGTATCATCCACAGATGCTGGAGGAGTACATGAAAGGTGGAGAACAGATTAGCTTCCTCTATCCAAG TGGAGTTGATCGGTTCAAACGGCAGTTTGCACATCTTGAGGAGCATTATAGCAAAGGAGAAAGAGGTTCTCCACTGCAAAGAAAGCATGCTTCTTTACCAAG GGAAAGAGTGGTTGTATCGAAGGATGGTAATACTGAGCAACATATTAATGATCAGGAGATAAGTGCAGATTCTGTCGCCGGCACTACTGTGAGCCCTCCAAGGTCAGAAGAGGCTGACATGAATGATGTGAAATCCACAAGCTTAAGCTCTCGGAGCTACCTGAAGAGTGCAAGCATAAGTGCTTCCAAGTGTGTCGTTGTCACAAATAAACACCCAGAG GATGATGAAATCCCTGAGGAAATGGAAGACGACGTCGATGGATTGTCTGAACAGGTCTCCAGGATGCACTCCTAG